The window tacctctgtctttATCACTCCCCACCGGTTTCTCACCTCTTCTCCATACGTTTCACGCCATTTCCCTTCTTCTCCACCTCCTTCCATCCCATCTTGTCGCCCTCCTCACACCACCTCACAGCCCATCGACGTGTAAAGCACACGCTCTGAGTCCTCCGCCTCCACTTTTCTCCTCTTCGTCTTCTTGCGGTtgtttttgccatttttttctccgcaaCCCTTTCTCGTCCTTTTTCAGGGTTGtcgagggagaggggggggggaggaggaggaggaggaggccgTTGCCAATGTTTTATTTTGCTTATATGTACGTTTGCACGCCACCTCAGGTGCCCACGAAAGAGCGCGAGCCTATCTGACCACTAACTTATTATCGCGAACCGCCATTAGCATGTTTATAGGAGTGACTGGCAACATGGCATATACAATACATACATAGGAGATATTGTGGGCCTTATTTTTTCCCTTTGGTGGAGCCCCGGGTTTATTTACGATCAATTAAGGATTGCGCTTTTTGGGGGGATTTGCTGGGGGTGGGGAGATGGAGTTGTAATTTTGGACAAATTGATTGGTATTCCGGTAATAATCTCAGGGTTATCTTTTCATgggagatttatttttttgaagaaaggtAAGGCTTTTCTGGACGATGCAGTTGTGAGCACATCGGTTTATAATCTGAACGTTGTGGCTTTTAAATGCTGAATGGGCAGCACTACCAGTGCCATTTTACGGTGGATAACATTTTCAAGATGATGGTATAATATTGGAATTATGATTATgtggaatttttcgaaatggtGGCCGTTACCGAGCTCATGTTCAACTGTAAGGGTTCCTCAAAGTGCTTTTTTGTAGGGTGAAAAAACAATGGTGCATTATTCAAAAGCCCGTTGAAGTATATCATTAACTAGGGTATGAAAGAAAGTTAATTGGGTGAGGAAAAGGCTTTTCTACTGTTGCACGGAGGTACGGCAGTTACAAAATGGTAACTGCCAACGTGTCCCATATAGGCAGAAGTATACTTGATGTATTTACGATCAATTATAATGGCTCCTCTGGGTTCTAAACCAGAGCTCGCATTCGGAAGAGTTATAGTGGACAATGATGAAGTCTACCAGTATTTACTTATTTTAAAGCATCCACGGGGAGAGAAGTTCTGTCTGGATTTCTTCTGAGTGGTAATCGGAAGTGAGTCACTGTTTTTGAGGTGTGATTTTAGAGTacaaattccataattttatcgGTGTTTACGCGGAAACGAGGGTGCTATGAAAATTGGACATTGAGAGGGCGAGACGAGGGGGAACGGATACGTCAGTTTGTCCTCAGGTGTGTTATAGATATCGGAGATTTCTATGTGACATAGAGTGTCCTATAACACgtgattaaattatttcaaataatcgGATTCCATCAAGGAAGGAGATGCgaaaaaaacggtgtgatagaTGTGGAACTGTAATTTCCATCATGCGATTTATCAGAGTGGACGTGACGTCCCGGGGTATTTTGTATTGACGAgttggaaaagaaaatttgtcaGTTGATATCACGGTTTTCAggtttaatttcataaataaaatgaaatactcATTCCAGCGAAGgttctgaattttattttggggGGGAAAAATTGAGACTTTTGAGACAACAAATGTAGTTAACGTTGTAATCAATTTCTGTAGACGACTGCTCATTCATTGATCCACGGTCTCCATCAAtaactgaaaataaattcaaggtAATGTTATTACACCGATATCAGTGAAAAATACTGATAAAATCCCAACTCCATGTTCTACATAATATAGAAGTAGACGTCATGTGTCTTATTCACCGCacgaaaaatgcaaatgaGTTGGAGGCAATCGTTCAACTCTTCGCGGAAAAGGAACGAAAAATATATACGGAGGAAGGAGAATGTTCATGTCATCCAACGGAAGTTGGATTTATGCATTCATATGTTGGATATGTTGAGGATAAATGACAAGAGCTTTGAGTGATTGCCATCATCCAGATCGCGTTCGGCTTTTCCCGATCGCGTTCGTGACTAGAATTACATTCGGAAATATCAGGAGTGAAAGGTACGAGCGAGTGTCAAAAAACTCTGAATCATTTGACAGATTTGGAAGCAATGAGTTCTTTAAGGTTCCTCAACAGTCACCGAATGTTCCATCTgtcgaattttgtagaaaaattctggaaagaaGCCCTAGCACCCAACGCCCTTTAATTTTTCGGAAATGGAATAACGACGAAGTTTCGGAAATGTACCGTCAAAGCTTCCCCCAAACATATCAATAATAACAAAAGGGAGTGTAACCCCCACTGGCTCTCGCGAGATCATTTATAACGCTCTTTGATAATAAACTAATAGCCctgaagatgaaaaaagaaagagcAGCTAACAAGCCTGACCGATTCTCCCCAGTGGCTCTGCACTTGCCCTTTTTGTTCCTCTCtactctgaattttttttttcaaatatttttttttttcctcatattACTTTTACGGTGTCGATAGTGCCAAAGAGGTGTACGAGTCGTTCGGATGCCCACCCCCGCTGTGTTCCTAATAAACCCACTTGCTGGTTGGGATAATGGGCAACCAGTGACTCCACAACTCTCAGCAAGAAAGGTGAGCTCAGTCATTCCATCATTCTACCACTCAGACATCGTGTATGTATCCTCATATAATCTATCCGGGAGAGTGATCTTCAGGCCAATCTTTCGTTTCGCACTACCATCTTACGCTTGTTATGCTGCATCGCACGGGTTTCTACGCATTTAAGgcgagaaaaattatcaagatCTGCTGCTGGTTTCGTGGCTATTAAAAAACATTCCTCCGGACATTAATGGAGTGATTGgaaatcataataaaaatttcgaaacgaAAAAGTTCTCGTTGAGGTTCTGCGCAAATGCCAACGTCCCATCGTTCCGTATTTGGAAGGCAGCGGAGTTGGGCCCAAAAAGTGGCTCGCGAGACCCAAATAAAGTGCACTCCATTCATCCCTTCATTAACAGACTCGATCGCATGGTCAACGGGTCTCATAAGCACTCCTCCAACtccgagaaataaataaagtgatAACTAGGGAAGAAGTAAACAGAGGAGATATAACCGACAGGCATTGGGGCAGCGAAAGCAGTAGCTGGCATTATGTTATATGTCGGGTATTATAAGCGGAATAATGGACGAAAGGTGTGTGTGGTATAGCAGTAGGTAAAAGAAACAGTCGGTGGCGAGAGTTGGTAGACCAGACAAGTCCCAGTGAATACACACAAAAGTATACTATAGCCTTGTGGACACATGTGTGTACAACTGTTAAACCTTCGTTCACACGTGATATTAGAATTTCCGTTTGTATTGGTCGGGAGAATTTTGGAGGAATTTGTGGAGGTGCGTCAATCTCTGATATCAAAGTCTGGAGATGATAATTTCAACACAGAAAgaaatttcaggggaaaattagACCTGGGGGGGGGCGAAAGGAGGGTCGAAGGGTGGGTTCATCAGGACAATTTGCCTCCCACGTCCAATTTTTCtaagaaaaacaaataaaaagtgATTGACTGTCATTTtgtcccacgtttcgccctccAAAAGTCTAATAATATTTCTAATCTAGAACGTGAATGTTGTTATGGGTAATATAATGATTTAAGTGCAATTGATATTGAGTGGGTTTTCCACCAATTGAAGTTGGAGTGTATGGTAATTTTCAACAGCAATGGGCGCGTTGCTGAGCCCGTCCGAGTCGGCTATctctaataaaataaaatgattcgAGCCACATTGTTCGGACTTTAGGTAACAGTAGGGGCGATGGGCCCCCTACTGTGCAAGTTATTTGCCACGATCCTCCTTCATGATTTTTACTCTAATTTGTAGCGACAGCAACGAAGAGCACGCGATACCTCATGACATGGCCTCTCTACTTCACTCTTATGTCTTTAACTCTTTTCGTTTTATTCACTTGTCGATCATCTCCTTTTTACCTTCTTCCTCATTATTATGCCACCAGGTAAGCAGTTGCCTTTAGTCTTTCTCGGTGCCTTCGGGGCTTCCACTTGGATTCCTCGGGGCCATTGGAGGGAATTGACTCGAGGGGTTATCCTTGAATGATGTGAGAACtttgtaaaaatttatcatttcaatGCGCGGAAAATATGTGGGAGACAGATCGCTGGAGTATTCGAGTAACTGGGgagaaaaatcggtaatcgGGAGACAAAGGATTTATATTTCGATTGGGAATTGACccggaaaattttaataatttttcagttcgattttttttttaaattctatgAGCTATTTGTTGCTGTGAGTAATGGATTAACCGAGACAACAAATCattcaattggatttttttatcgatctgAGAAATGACCGCTCGTTTCTTGCCGGCGAGCGATTTACTCAGATCACTTTTTGTTCGACCTATTCAGCTTCGAGCAGCCAATtgacagggaattttttcaattttcaattctgaTAGTTGTGTATTCTTATTTTCACAAACAATGAAATTCTTTTCATTCTCGGGCTATACATATCGCAGTAGCGGctgcttctttttttttttcgatgtgGCGGGCAGTTAACTTTGAAACGTGACCGGTGCGATTTGATATTATCGATTTCTTTTTATGAACTTTCGCTGAGTAAGCatcgatttaattaaattctttaattatttttctcattttttttactactaTGAATTGTAACACCAGCACTTCAGCGGTATTGCGAGaattttagtaaaaaaatactcGTGAAATTAATCGTGCGGCTGATaaaagatatatttttcaggAACAGCGAATTTGTTCGATGATTATCGTGGAATCTGGGACAAGTATTGTTGGATAACATCGATGTGGAATTCTCGGAGGAGCGCGTGAGGTATCCAGTTCCCCGTACCCGTATCTCCAGATCGgagtgaaaattattactCCGGGATATTAATATGAGCACCTGAAATGATTTCATCGGTGTTAGATTTATCAGTTATTATCCCGTCATTAGCGTCATTTTGTGGTGTCTcagtaatttaatttcaccCTCTCCTGACGCAATAACACAGCACTTTTGGTAACAGTCTAATTCCTCATGTTtatctcaattattttttcacttaaataatttccagatattcgtatgaaaaaaaaatcttctttgTTTTTTCAGTGGCTTTGCCATTTTCATATTCGGcaatatatttgaaaaatcaccaAGAAAGATGATACACACGTACACACTTATTTAGTCAAGCATAAATAACGACGGTCGTTTACAATGTCGATTCTAATATCGAAACAGGTCACAGAAGAGTGAGCTTTATGTGGCTCGGGGTAATATATTCAACAAAGGGCTCAAGACGCGTGAGAGGTAGCGAAGGGAAAGACAGTTTTGGTAATCGGTCGTGGTTGGGTATGCGGTCACCATCAGCCCAAGAATAAGAAACTCTTTTATTCCTTAttcgtcgaaaaaaaaaattaaataaaagagttgaattttttatttcatgcaTTAAAGGCTCAGAAATTTATTCAGTCGTCTTTCTGATGACTTTGTGTATGAAGAGTGCGGTGATCCATTGCGGTGAATCGCCGTGAATTTACGTGCAACGTCCGTGATCGCCGAGGCTTGAAAGATatagaatttaaaaatttataagaaACACAAATGAAAAGAGACGATGGCAAAGCCACCCGCCAGCTTCCTCCATCTTTGCGTGTGTTGGTTTTCATTGGATGGGTAATTTCTTGCACGCAAATACTTCGGCTACTGGAATTCTTCACTTCAAATAGGCAAAAAAACATTGCATTTTGCAAATTGTGATGTGAAGTATCGGAGAATGAAGAGGTGGTCAATGAGTCACTATATAaaggattatttattaaatggtCTTCATAAACTTTTCGTCGtctacaaaaataataatatggcataatattatattatataatttattcctgatttttttcatcatataAATTCGCATGGTAACCGGAGTTTCCGGTCAGAAATTGTTTTACAGTTACTTCCCCTCGATAAATACGATTTCTTCATATTTCCACGCGATATCTTTCTTACCCACAGCTACCCTAGTTtatcttcaataattttccgaAAGGCAGAGCCACTCTCCAGCAATTTTCCCTCACAATCTCCccgaaatgaaaatgaaaaaggaaaataaaccAACAAATGctcatgaataattgaaaatgacGAATTCCACTTGCAATAATTTAATCAGACTAATGAAATGAATACTTGACGAGTTTGTTTCTCCAatgcaattgaaaatattttattaaaaagaaaaatgaactaCATGTTCGTTAACAACCGTGGAAGCCGCGTGGGGCACGCGAAGATCTTTCTCTCTGATaaaatcccataaaaattgattttgtcaTTTTCCACTGATACGAGTTGTAAAATGTCACGTCTGACACGTGACCACCTTGCTTTATCGAATCCCCTGAAAATCACATCGCCATGAAAATACATTACGTAACAATGATTACCCTGATTTACCACttaacaatttaataaaaCTGGCGCGTTGACGTGTTCCCTTTTGTATTTCCTCGAATCGATTTGCTTATTCATCACGAAAGCTGTGTGAAGTGTTCAAGGTTGtgttttcaatttgaaaaataccaaagaccggattaaaaaaaaaaacaacgtcGAGGGGAAAATTCTTTATGTATTGTATAGGGCAGTGATgaagcattgaaaaaaaaatggggtttTTTTGTTGTTGGGTAATTATCTGGAAAAATGGTGATATtgcgaagagagagagagagtctcTTTTCACGACTTTTAAATAGTACCTCGCAAAATTCACATAGATGTTCTATTCAAAATACAGGAAGTAAATGGATTTCAAAGAAAATGGGGAAGCACCCTCTGCAATTGATTAAATTACCACTCAGAAGTGTCTCCAAACGTTTTATTACAGGAATCATTCATCATAGAAAATGAAATGTCATCACTTCCCTCTGAATTCCTCGATGGAAGTTCCAATAAGACGGAAAGAACGATAaaaagaagagagaaaaaaaatggtagtgATAAGTCTGACGATTTACAGTCTATAAATCCCCAAGTTCGTCGCGGGTTATCGTTAATTTTATTGGGAGAAAACATTTAGTTCTGCGATTTCCGTACAAGAAATTAATTCCAGCGATTTTGTGACATTGTAGGTGATCCAATAACCGTGATGAATAACAAAGTGATTGTTATTTTAATCTTCACGCTGGTTTTTTTAACGGAGAGATACACTGAACCGTCCCCTGTTGTCCTCACCGAGAAGCAGTTGAAAATATCTCGAACCCAGGATACATCAGCCGGTGTTGAACCGACTTTGGAGAACATCGGACCGAGAGATGACGCCTTCATCATTGCTGCACCACGTCGGGTCACTCGCTGCAAACCCGGGGAACGACCGGATAAACGAGGAAGGTGCAGAGTGCCATGGTGATTATGTAAGTCTTACACACAAGTCTAGAGCGATCCTCGGCTCACCTGTCCGagcaaagaaaaatattccctaGAATTAACCGATTACCGAAGTGATTGGGAAATTTTACGTgacattacaatttttcacagacagctcagataaaaattacggaacgttcaggaaaaatttcctgacagTTCCGTAAAAATCAAATACAATCGCGTTTTGGCGAATCGGTTTGtctcctaaaaaaaaaatttgtcactCCGGCGgtggtaaaaaatataatcaaaaACTGGAAATTCTAGACCGAAAGCAGCTGGAGCCattaaacataaacaatggtCTTCCAGTGGGCGaagaattcttgaaaaattacaatgcGGTACTAGAAAATAGCGCAACAATTAATTCTAGGTGCGATTAGGGGTGCGAAATTACATCGCCTCCTCAAATTGAATAGATTAGAAACATTACGGTCATGATGGTCCTATGACGTCAGTGTTTCTTGGATAATTTCCGTCCTCGGAGCTTGAAACATTTAGTAATGAGAAGTCTCATGTGCCCCATtactcatttcaattttttctcctgaaTGAGAGCGACGAATATTCGGCCCAACTTTTAAAATACGTAACGTAGACGATTCGGCCAGATTTAGGGAATGAAATTCGCTTCGAACGTCAGAGTTGGTACGTCATGTGACACAGGCCGAGGGTTGACAGATGTCAATCAAAGTCCTAACGGACATATTCAAATGTGGAGGAGAGAAGTCTCAATCGAATAGATAAATAGATAGATCCGGAAAGTCTCACTACTTCtacttaaaaatataatttcaaaatGATTTCTATTAATCTTATGATTTCTAAATCATCTCACACTACGCGCCACCTCCAACTTGTCTatcgaaatgaaataaaatcagaaTTATCTCCGGAAGTGGAAATAATCAGAACTGAACGTGAACCTTGCACCCGAAATAACCCAGAATCATCTGCATACGGGCTAAAAATTCTCGAGAAGATGACGCAATTcctgatgataaaaatatcaacaatcaCAGAAACCACCAGAgtataaaaatgaattaacaGAGAGCCTTGAACTGATTGAATCTATAATTACCATATTCACAATCAATCGGGGCATTTTCAATTATGCAGCACTCGAGAGCAGTCGCCTGTCTTTTCCTAGTCGCGCGGCTTCTGGTGATAGCAGAGCCATCGACCGCGGTTGATTTCCCGGAATCTGGAGTGTCTGGTGAACAGATAACAAAGCATAATTCCATCGACACGTCAACGGATTCCAATGTCCCTTTGAAAACGAACGATTATAAGGTAACGAGAGACGTGAGCGCAACAACAATGTCTTATCCCTCTGAAACACATCCGGGGGAAGAGCGATCAATCATTACGGCTCCATTGAGGAAATGTCCGATTGGACAGCGTAGAAATTACCAGGGGTTATGCAAAGATGTGCTGTGGTAAGTTTCAACAAAAACATGGAGCATAATCAttgtaattttccatttatttcggGGGCTTTCATCCAATTAGACTGACTGTATAAACAATTTCGTAATTAACGAACGGATTCCCTCAGGAGAAAAAGCGGTGAAATGTTGTGATAATTACGGTTTcttgaataaattatcgagACAATATTTGAGGTATTTAATGagatcattattattactcGGAATGATGAATACACCATTTGATGCGTGAGCAAAACACCTCCGGAGATAATAGAATCCCCTATAGGTGCGTGCTCTCCTCATTGAAATAATCCGTCACAAGTGGGGACTCTGGCAATATTACAAGTGTTATCAGCCGAGTGGTCCCCTTAACATTCAGTCGGTCCGTGAATTGTGCAGTTAAATCATCCAGCATGAGAGCCCATTTCCTCGGACTGGctcttatattttttatattgacaATTGTGATTGTAGCTGTGTGTGAAGTGTCGCAGGAGAATCCCAAGAGGTTTATTCGCTTTGAGGAGAGGGTGGAGATTGGTGCCATAATCAAGCTCCCATTGAGGTGTCCACCGAATACAATTAAAGTTGGCAATCGATGTCGCACTGTTTTCTGAAGGTTAATTATCTGTCATTCAGTGGTATCGCCACtcattacgattttttttttcatctttgaaGGGGGGATTGGGGGCTTTGGTGGAGATATTCCTGATGCACATGTAGAAGTTTatgtattttaattatttagtttaCAAGTTGAGCTTCAATCAGGGGATTTTAATAAAACATTTCTTCATTCCATCGGGATTTGTTAGAGGATTCGGCAGATGGAATTTAATTGGAGATGTTTCTGCGCAGGTCGGCAGTATTGCCGGccgatattaataaattaatatttttattttctctgatCCTTCCGGAAGGTACAGGGTTGGTCTGATGATATTctgagaataatttattctggGGGAATTcacataatattattactctGAATTGTACGGAAGTTTGATTGAATAAACTGTCTCATATTCTAAATGAGCCTAGACATTTTAATTGGACAAGTTGATCGACCGCACCGTTATCGATTGAAAACATTCTTGATATCTCTTAACATTGCATTAAATAATCTATTCCCACACTGATTAAAAGACTATCTTGATCTTCAAGTGGgaattcttgaaatatttgattgaaagAGTTTTATTGGAGACCTCCAAATCATTGTCTGAGGCTATATTTGTGTGGAGTCTCGACCTGAGTTTTCTCTGAGTTTAAAATGACGAGATAAAAAAAGCTGAAAactatttaaatatattaggtattttataaaaattgaagtaaaTAAAGATGCGAGTGAAGTTCGCCAATACTTTTCTGATAAATTTCCTTGAACTTTACTTATGAAGAAGCcgtctcaataattacaaatTGCAAAGATGAGTCACAATCGTTGGGGAAACGTCAATGACGGACTGTTGACGACGTCAGTTCAACTTGGGGTCAACTAGATTCCTGCGTTCAATTTTCCGTTCGTATGGAGATTTTAGAATCATAAAGTCTCTTCAATATGCGACTGAATAGTAAGACATTTGTAAAtgactttagaaatgaaaattcaaaattaaaatcttgtttcttcattttttattggaggTTTAACCGTAGCTCCGAATAAGGGACCGTAAATATGTGGATTATCCGCGCTTCTCTCCTTTTTTCATGgtttacaaaatttatcgatCATCACTAGGGGCGTTTCTTGTAAACTActcgatttgaatatttcacaGCGCTCACCCCCCAGGGGAGAGTGTCAGGAGACCGTTTTTGCAGCAACAGAAATATCCAACAAGAAATGGCCTCGCACATTTTCTGGCAAACTAATTCGTCCGGGGAATAATTTTGTCATTAACAATAGTTGTTaggatttattattgaaactcgAAAATGAGCATTGCTCTCGATGGAATGGTCGGTTATTAGTCAATGCGCCGAGAGAACTTGTTGGTAATTTGAGAAAATGAGTTCTATTAAAAGTTTTTATACTTCTAGAGATAGAGATTGTTCGGATTTTGTTGGAGTAGGTAGGATAGGATCTCCGGAATTGATCCCTTGCGCTTCATCGCCTTGattggtgaataaaaataaagaaagataaataaaatacactGACACACACTACACTGAATTTGACACTAAATATCTATCAATCGATCTTTAACCGTTGAGTTTTTGTATATGTTATTGGAGGGGCTCTGGGTATTCCATGTCATCCCATTTATTGTACCATGATTATCATCGATATTTGCAGTTAATGGACTGCCGGAGAAACAATGTAGATTACTGATGACTCATTATTGGAATCTAATggaattgtgatttttcaattatattgGATGGCCTCGGGATTTCAAATCACCCCTAGTTATACGAAATTTCTATCATTTGGTACAGacggaaaatataatttgttcAAATTGGGGTAGTTCTGCCAATTATTATGATTGTGTTCCATCACAAAGAAAAATGTATTATTTATCATactattttcaaagaaaatttcgacaaattttttatcaaacgaTATTTTAGAGGCGAATATTTTCTTAGCAGTAAAATTTTCCCttcagatttatttatttagaatgGGAGGACATATTTAGGGAGACCCAGGGAGGCAAATTTGAAAGACTAAATCCCTTTTGcttcgaagaaaaaaaaccagTCATTTGTGCAATTAATCTCTGCGAAttgttacatgttttcattctGGCAATCAACGAGTTGCTCAACAATGCACAGAAACATCGTTAAAATCCGTCGAGTTACTATTTTAACCATTAGCGGTATTTACGTAAACACTGGTGGGGCAAATTGTTATGAGACAATTAGTCACTCCAACTGTCCTTCCTGAGcgttttaaataaatgactGGGCTGCCCTCTCCACCCATCACCCGTCTCACTTTGTACTCCACCCGGTGTCATACTCTAATAGCAATGTCCATTGCGGTAATTATTGAATCGATAAAATGACTACAACTCGGACGCAGTGGTGCAACAACAGAGACTGATGGGTGTATTACAGCATTAAAGCGTTTTGcatcaattgataaaaaaaaaaaacttggaaaacGGATAAACGACGGTGAGGGtatgaatggaaaatattgaacattTGAAGCTGCTGGTGTACATGTGTGGGTGATGCACATGTTACCAGGCGATTAATGCGCTTTATAATTAACACGTATACACCCGCCAGCGATTAATCCCGTTACTTTgcgttttatacatttttttttcagttattcACTCGTTTTTTAGTTTCTCGCTGGATTCGTACCTCGATATAATTTATGCTCCGTCTGtggtgtttaaaaaatatcgcgGTTCGGAAAGCTGAAAATCTATTCGCTGGGGGGAGTTTATTTTGAAATCACTTTTAATTGGaggttttttattcaatggtAATGTGGTTGGGGATAAGGGAATTATTTGATGATGAACAGTGGAGCGGGAGATGGTGCTTTCAAGTGCGATATTTATGCAGTTgctatttcaatttattgatttacatATATTCAAAAATGTTCGCTCATGAAAAACACCAAAATGGGGATgggaattaaaatttcagCACGAGATACAACTGCACTCATGTcttatatattataatatatCCATTGGTGCcgttaatttcatttaaatgaaacaattcactataaaaatatccccccaccccccacaCCCCAATTCCCCAATGCcttcaatattcaaaatacACACAAACTCCTATCACTCATAACGATCTAATTGCACTTGTCTGAAACTTCCAACTCCATACCCTCACTCCATCCccaaatatttctcattcACCCCCCGTAACCCAAGCAAAGCTTCTCTAAAAGGTCCTGTGGGAAATCCCCGGGCCTAGAGGTCGTTAATTGGTATATCAGGAGATGAAGAAAATACGATAAGGGACTCATACGTGCTCAGCAAACACAAAGAACTGAAATTCTCCAAATC of the Diachasmimorpha longicaudata isolate KC_UGA_2023 chromosome 13, iyDiaLong2, whole genome shotgun sequence genome contains:
- the LOC135168918 gene encoding uncharacterized protein LOC135168918 — translated: MSSLPSEFLDGSSNKTERTIKRREKKNGDPITVMNNKVIVILIFTLVFLTERYTEPSPVVLTEKQLKISRTQDTSAGVEPTLENIGPRDDAFIIAAPRRVTRCKPGERPDKRGRCRVPW